A single window of Modestobacter italicus DNA harbors:
- a CDS encoding FMN-binding negative transcriptional regulator, with translation MYVPAHFAAPDDALAQLLAAPGAVDLVSSTPAGLTATTLPMLHDPQANALTGHLARTNTQWRDTVGEVLVIVRGPDAYVSPSWYASKAEHGRVVPTWDYVLAHVHGELVLHEDADWLADHVTRLTAAHEAGRAEPWAVTDAPARFVAGQLRAIVGVEVRISRVEAKWKLSQNRPAADVDGVVTGLTADRETATAAAVQAARRS, from the coding sequence GTGTACGTCCCCGCGCACTTCGCCGCCCCCGACGACGCCCTGGCCCAGCTGCTGGCCGCGCCGGGAGCCGTCGACCTGGTCAGCAGCACGCCGGCAGGGCTCACCGCCACCACGCTGCCGATGCTGCACGACCCGCAGGCGAACGCCCTGACCGGGCACCTCGCGCGCACGAACACCCAGTGGCGGGACACCGTGGGGGAGGTGCTGGTCATCGTCCGCGGGCCGGACGCCTACGTGTCGCCGTCCTGGTACGCCAGCAAGGCCGAGCACGGCCGGGTGGTGCCGACCTGGGACTACGTGCTGGCGCACGTGCACGGCGAGCTGGTGCTGCACGAGGACGCCGACTGGCTGGCCGACCACGTCACCCGGCTCACCGCGGCGCACGAGGCGGGCCGGGCCGAGCCGTGGGCGGTCACCGACGCGCCGGCCCGGTTCGTCGCCGGGCAGCTGCGGGCCATCGTCGGCGTCGAGGTGCGGATCAGCCGGGTCGAGGCCAAGTGGAAGCTGTCGCAGAACCGCCCGGCCGCCGACGTCGACGGCGTCGTCACCGGGCTCACCGCCGACCGCGAGACCGCCACCGCGGCCGCGGTGCAGGCGGCCCGCCGGAGCTGA
- a CDS encoding CDGSH iron-sulfur domain-containing protein — protein MTPDLPADDVTDAVARELPPADEPTATITPYRDGPLIVRGDFRLVDTEGQEIDPGRKTVALCRCGKSGIKPFCDGTHKRAGFHAGSAPSRPRPAAQLFDEAPARRPG, from the coding sequence GTGACCCCGGACCTCCCCGCCGACGACGTGACCGACGCGGTGGCGCGTGAACTGCCGCCGGCCGACGAGCCGACCGCCACCATCACGCCCTACCGGGACGGCCCGCTGATCGTCCGCGGTGACTTCCGGCTGGTCGACACCGAGGGCCAGGAGATCGACCCCGGCCGGAAGACGGTCGCGCTCTGCCGGTGCGGGAAGTCCGGCATCAAGCCGTTCTGCGACGGGACCCACAAGCGCGCCGGCTTCCACGCCGGCAGTGCCCCCTCCCGCCCCCGGCCCGCCGCCCAGCTCTTCGACGAGGCGCCTGCGCGGCGCCCGGGCTGA